In Natronomonas halophila, one DNA window encodes the following:
- the purL gene encoding phosphoribosylformylglycinamidine synthase subunit PurL, whose translation MPLSPSDRDLVVEELGRDPTPAEETLFENLWSEHCAYRSSRPLLSAFDSEGSQVVVGPGDDAAVVALPDASGDNSETYITMGIESHNHPSYVDPFDGAATGVGGIVRDTMSMGAYPIALADSLYFGDFEAEHSKYLFEGVVEGISHYGNCIGVPTVTGSVAFHDDYEGNPLVNVACVGLTNEERLVTAEAQTPGNKLVLVGNGTGRDGLGGASFASEDLSEDAETEDRPAVQVGDPYAEKRLIEANEELVDADLIRAARDLGAAGLGGASSELVAKGDLGAHIELDRVHQREPNMNALEILLAESQERMCYEVRPEDVEAVEEIAEKYDLGCSVIGEVTEGNYVCTFEGETVVDVDAYYLAEGAPMNDLDHVEPEESERDLPDVDLTEAFEAVVASPNTASKSWVYRQYDHEVGTRTAMKPGDDAALMAIREVGDDDSPGVGLGFSSGADPNWTDAAPYDGARAIALENATNLAAKGTTPLAAVDCLNGGNPEKPDVYGGFRNIVDGLADMCSELDVPVVGGNVSLYNDSPSGPIPPTPTLAMTGTKQGYDAPTAELDGDGELLVVGPDRTELGGSELLAQFGGSDRFPKPPEHARELVAAIADVANDESTLSTHDVSHGGLAVALAEMVGEAGADVELDGDASPAELLFSECVGRVVVETTDPEAVRERFDGIAPVERLGEATDSGRLELGVGEEELVYDAEEIAALRDVIANDLE comes from the coding sequence ATGCCTCTTTCGCCGTCGGACCGCGACCTCGTCGTCGAGGAGTTGGGCCGGGACCCGACTCCGGCCGAAGAAACGCTCTTCGAGAACCTCTGGAGCGAACACTGTGCGTACCGCTCCTCGCGGCCCCTGCTGTCGGCCTTCGACAGTGAGGGCTCACAGGTCGTCGTCGGCCCCGGGGACGACGCCGCCGTCGTCGCCCTCCCGGACGCGTCGGGCGACAACAGCGAGACGTACATCACGATGGGCATCGAGAGCCACAACCACCCCTCGTACGTCGACCCCTTCGACGGCGCCGCGACGGGCGTCGGCGGCATCGTCCGCGACACGATGTCGATGGGCGCCTACCCCATTGCGCTCGCCGACAGCCTCTATTTCGGCGACTTCGAGGCCGAACACTCCAAGTACCTCTTCGAAGGCGTCGTCGAGGGTATCTCCCACTACGGCAACTGCATCGGCGTCCCCACCGTCACCGGTAGCGTCGCCTTCCACGACGACTACGAGGGCAACCCGCTGGTCAACGTCGCCTGTGTCGGCCTGACCAACGAGGAGCGACTCGTCACCGCCGAGGCCCAAACGCCCGGCAACAAACTCGTGTTGGTCGGCAACGGCACCGGCCGCGACGGCCTCGGTGGCGCGTCCTTCGCCAGCGAGGATTTGAGCGAGGACGCCGAAACCGAGGACCGGCCCGCCGTGCAGGTCGGCGACCCCTACGCCGAGAAACGACTCATCGAGGCCAACGAGGAACTGGTCGATGCGGACCTGATTCGCGCGGCCCGCGACCTCGGTGCGGCCGGCCTCGGCGGTGCCTCCTCCGAACTGGTCGCCAAGGGCGATTTGGGCGCCCACATCGAACTCGACCGCGTTCACCAGCGCGAACCGAACATGAACGCGCTGGAAATCCTGCTGGCGGAATCCCAAGAGCGAATGTGCTACGAGGTCCGTCCCGAGGACGTCGAGGCCGTCGAGGAAATCGCCGAGAAGTACGACCTCGGTTGTTCGGTCATCGGCGAGGTGACCGAGGGCAACTACGTCTGTACCTTTGAGGGCGAGACCGTCGTCGACGTCGACGCCTACTACCTCGCGGAGGGCGCGCCGATGAACGACCTCGACCACGTCGAACCCGAGGAGTCCGAGCGGGACCTGCCCGACGTCGACCTCACCGAGGCCTTCGAGGCCGTCGTCGCCTCGCCGAACACCGCCTCGAAATCGTGGGTCTACCGGCAGTACGACCACGAGGTTGGCACCCGAACGGCGATGAAGCCCGGCGACGACGCGGCACTGATGGCCATCCGGGAGGTCGGCGACGACGATTCGCCCGGCGTCGGCCTCGGCTTTTCCTCCGGCGCCGACCCCAACTGGACCGACGCGGCGCCCTACGACGGCGCCCGCGCCATCGCGCTGGAGAACGCCACGAACCTCGCGGCGAAGGGGACGACGCCGCTTGCAGCCGTCGACTGTCTCAACGGCGGCAATCCCGAGAAACCCGACGTCTACGGCGGCTTCCGGAACATCGTCGACGGCCTCGCGGACATGTGCAGCGAACTCGACGTGCCCGTCGTCGGCGGCAACGTCTCGCTGTACAACGACTCGCCCTCGGGGCCCATCCCACCGACGCCGACGCTGGCAATGACTGGGACGAAACAGGGCTACGACGCCCCGACCGCGGAACTGGACGGCGACGGAGAACTACTCGTCGTTGGCCCCGACCGAACCGAACTCGGTGGTTCCGAACTCCTCGCGCAGTTCGGCGGATCCGACCGCTTCCCCAAACCGCCCGAGCACGCGAGGGAACTGGTCGCGGCCATCGCCGACGTGGCCAACGACGAGTCGACGCTGTCCACCCACGACGTGAGCCACGGCGGCCTCGCGGTCGCGCTCGCCGAGATGGTCGGCGAGGCCGGCGCTGACGTCGAACTCGATGGGGACGCTTCCCCTGCGGAACTGCTCTTCTCGGAGTGTGTCGGCCGCGTCGTCGTCGAGACGACCGACCCCGAGGCGGTCCGCGAACGCTTCGACGGCATCGCGCCGGTCGAGCGTCTGGGCGAAGCGACGGATTCGGGCCGTCTCGAACTGGGCGTCGGCGAGGAAGAACTGGTCTACGACGCCGAAGAAATCGCCGCGCTGCGGGACGTTATCGCGAACGACCTGGAATAG
- a CDS encoding PHP domain-containing protein yields MLSVELHTHSALSYDGRDPVDLLLEQAEAVGLDALAVTDHDEIDASLEAAAKAQEYDLVGIPGMEVSSSAGHVLALGVEELIPAGLSFEETLDRIHDLGGIAVVPHPFQKSRHGVAPHISRETLASADAIEVYNSRLFTGRSNRQAERFAEDHGLPMTAGSDAHIAEMVGQAVTEVDAYHPSAEAILDAIQEGRTSVVGKRTPWFISIEQFGGGVKRRIASMLPW; encoded by the coding sequence GTGCTGTCGGTCGAGCTTCATACGCATTCGGCGCTGTCCTACGACGGGCGCGACCCCGTCGACCTCCTGTTGGAACAGGCGGAAGCGGTGGGTCTCGACGCGCTCGCCGTGACGGACCACGACGAAATCGACGCCTCGCTGGAGGCCGCCGCGAAGGCCCAGGAATACGACCTCGTGGGTATTCCCGGCATGGAGGTCTCCAGTTCCGCCGGCCACGTGCTGGCACTCGGCGTCGAGGAGTTGATACCCGCCGGCCTCTCCTTCGAGGAGACGCTCGACCGCATTCACGACCTGGGTGGTATCGCCGTCGTTCCCCACCCGTTCCAGAAATCTCGCCACGGCGTCGCGCCGCATATCTCGCGGGAAACCCTCGCGAGTGCCGACGCCATCGAGGTGTACAACTCGCGGCTCTTTACCGGCCGCTCGAACCGGCAGGCCGAACGCTTCGCCGAGGACCACGGCCTGCCGATGACCGCCGGCAGCGACGCCCACATCGCCGAGATGGTCGGACAGGCCGTCACCGAGGTCGACGCCTATCACCCGAGCGCCGAGGCGATTCTCGACGCCATTCAGGAGGGCCGCACCAGCGTCGTCGGCAAGCGCACCCCGTGGTTCATCAGCATCGAGCAGTTCGGGGGCGGGGTGAAACGACGCATCGCCTCCATGCTGCCGTGGTGA
- a CDS encoding asparagine synthase C-terminal domain-containing protein gives MQGAAPATVRQALDTRNPLIGTRGFAGTVDGALVRDVLGRYPLFSEAGTPSVFSADPTDLREPEAVPAGHRRTEEGDTRVWTLPNPDPYVAAERAIETVRAAIVDSVDDAGEETDGEVPVAFSGGIDSSILASKLDGPLYVGGFAESHDVEAARTAAGALDREVNVVEFSHDDLVRAVPELVRATGRTNAMDINIALPLYLVAERVAADGYDRLAVGQGADELFGGYAKVAKAPEDPRVDAETVRGATREVIASLPDQLERDVLALRAAGVEPVAPLLDDRVVETALRLPGELLVSGETRKVALREAADFLPDAVRERDKKAVQYGTLVSRELDRLARQAGFKRRMDDHVGQYIDSLCE, from the coding sequence ATGCAAGGCGCCGCCCCCGCGACGGTCAGACAGGCGCTGGATACGCGAAACCCGCTAATCGGCACCCGTGGGTTCGCCGGAACAGTCGACGGCGCTCTCGTCCGGGACGTGCTCGGTCGCTATCCCCTCTTTTCGGAAGCCGGCACACCGTCCGTTTTCAGCGCCGACCCGACCGACCTCCGCGAACCCGAGGCCGTTCCGGCAGGCCACCGCCGTACGGAAGAGGGGGATACGCGCGTGTGGACGCTGCCGAACCCCGACCCCTACGTGGCCGCCGAACGGGCAATCGAGACGGTTCGGGCGGCCATCGTCGATTCGGTCGACGACGCGGGCGAGGAAACCGACGGCGAGGTGCCCGTCGCCTTCTCCGGCGGTATCGATTCCTCGATTCTCGCCTCGAAACTGGACGGCCCGCTCTACGTCGGCGGCTTCGCCGAGAGCCACGACGTCGAGGCTGCGCGGACGGCCGCCGGGGCGCTGGACCGGGAGGTAAACGTCGTCGAGTTCTCTCACGACGACCTCGTTCGCGCGGTCCCCGAACTGGTACGTGCGACCGGCCGGACCAACGCGATGGACATCAACATCGCCCTCCCGCTGTATCTGGTCGCCGAACGGGTCGCCGCGGACGGCTACGACCGACTGGCGGTCGGACAGGGAGCCGACGAACTGTTCGGCGGCTACGCGAAGGTCGCCAAGGCTCCCGAGGACCCCCGCGTTGACGCCGAAACGGTCCGGGGCGCTACCCGCGAAGTCATCGCCTCGCTGCCCGACCAACTGGAACGGGACGTGCTGGCCCTGCGGGCGGCGGGCGTCGAACCCGTCGCGCCACTCTTGGACGACCGGGTGGTCGAAACGGCGCTTCGGCTGCCAGGCGAGTTGCTCGTTTCGGGCGAAACCCGAAAAGTGGCCCTCCGGGAGGCGGCCGATTTCCTCCCCGACGCGGTTCGCGAACGGGATAAAAAGGCCGTCCAGTACGGGACGCTGGTCTCGCGAGAACTCGACCGACTGGCCCGGCAGGCCGGCTTCAAGCGGCGGATGGACGACCACGTCGGCCAGTATATCGACTCGCTGTGTGAGTGA
- a CDS encoding universal stress protein, whose translation MTHVLLAVDDDEERAELQAERIVDLDLNREDLSVTVFHVFTDNIEGAGITQFRPAREAIDILEAADIEVSADESSGDPAERVLSYADETDADVICVAGRKRSPAGKALFGSVSQSVMLDSDVPVLFCPSGE comes from the coding sequence ATGACGCACGTACTACTGGCCGTCGACGACGACGAGGAGCGAGCGGAACTGCAGGCCGAACGCATAGTCGACCTCGATTTGAACCGTGAGGACCTCTCGGTGACGGTCTTCCACGTCTTCACCGACAACATCGAGGGGGCGGGCATCACCCAGTTCCGCCCCGCCCGCGAGGCCATCGACATTCTGGAGGCGGCGGACATCGAGGTGTCGGCCGACGAATCCAGCGGCGACCCTGCCGAACGCGTCCTCTCCTACGCGGACGAAACCGACGCCGACGTCATCTGTGTCGCCGGGCGCAAGCGCTCGCCGGCCGGCAAGGCCCTCTTCGGCAGCGTCTCCCAGTCGGTCATGCTGGACAGCGACGTCCCGGTCCTGTTCTGTCCGTCCGGGGAGTAA
- a CDS encoding CNNM domain-containing protein, with amino-acid sequence MTPLEIGLRLVAGILLILANGFFVAIEFALTRVRQYTESEFDEPSLRRAWEMTHELEIYLTSCQVGITASSIAVGIVAEPALAALFEPLFRGSTLAAIGAGGIIAFVIINLVHLTHGEQTPTYLGVERTKTVCRYGATPLYYFTKLIRPVMEIGDTVAKWTLSLFGVEMTGAWLETGEEVIENRAQLRNRLDSLLERGDLSEERHEEIVGALDAGQIPVESVMVDADDVVFLSTADSPEENFERMFETPHTRYPLVGETTNDFVGIIYVPAVLDRIDEIRAEETTFEEIAAPPMTVSPETSVSDAIDQFQAESQELALVISEGEVVGLVTATDAFEAVMGELEDPLDEAMG; translated from the coding sequence ATGACGCCGCTCGAAATCGGGCTTCGGCTGGTCGCAGGAATCCTGCTCATCCTCGCGAACGGATTTTTCGTCGCCATCGAGTTCGCGCTGACCCGGGTTCGTCAGTACACCGAATCGGAGTTCGACGAACCCAGCCTCCGCCGGGCCTGGGAGATGACCCACGAACTGGAGATCTATCTCACCAGTTGTCAGGTCGGCATCACCGCCTCCAGTATCGCGGTCGGTATCGTCGCCGAACCGGCGCTGGCAGCCCTCTTCGAGCCGCTTTTCCGCGGGAGCACGCTCGCGGCTATCGGTGCCGGCGGTATCATCGCCTTCGTCATCATCAACCTCGTCCATCTGACCCACGGCGAGCAGACGCCGACCTATCTCGGCGTCGAACGCACCAAGACCGTCTGTCGGTACGGTGCGACGCCGCTGTACTACTTCACCAAACTCATCCGCCCGGTGATGGAGATCGGCGACACCGTCGCCAAATGGACCCTCAGCCTCTTCGGCGTCGAGATGACCGGCGCGTGGCTGGAGACCGGCGAGGAGGTCATCGAGAACCGCGCGCAGTTGCGCAACCGGCTGGACTCGCTGCTGGAACGCGGCGACCTCTCCGAGGAGCGCCACGAGGAAATCGTCGGCGCGCTCGATGCCGGTCAGATTCCCGTCGAGAGCGTGATGGTCGACGCCGACGACGTCGTCTTCCTCTCGACGGCCGACAGTCCCGAGGAGAACTTCGAGCGAATGTTCGAGACGCCGCACACGCGCTATCCGCTGGTCGGCGAGACGACCAACGACTTCGTCGGCATCATCTACGTCCCCGCGGTTCTCGACCGTATCGACGAGATTCGAGCGGAGGAGACCACTTTCGAGGAAATCGCCGCGCCGCCGATGACCGTCTCGCCCGAAACGAGCGTCAGCGACGCCATCGACCAGTTTCAGGCCGAAAGTCAGGAACTCGCTCTAGTCATCTCCGAGGGGGAGGTGGTCGGCCTCGTCACGGCGACCGACGCTTTCGAGGCCGTGATGGGCGAACTCGAAGACCCCCTCGACGAAGCCATGGGCTGA
- a CDS encoding NUDIX hydrolase: protein METTRHFVATMYAVNDGATLLHEHEKLDMWLPPGGHIDRDELPHEAALRETYEETGLEPDLVAETGPYDTEQAESLPQPDAFLLEDIDVHESGRVAHQHMDFVYFGRAESREIDPAGHDETAADAWAWFTAEELDAHDELAADICDLGKQAIEQLG from the coding sequence ATGGAGACGACACGACATTTCGTGGCGACGATGTACGCCGTCAACGACGGCGCAACTCTGCTGCACGAACACGAGAAGTTGGACATGTGGCTGCCGCCGGGCGGCCACATCGACCGCGACGAACTCCCCCACGAGGCCGCCCTCCGGGAGACCTACGAGGAAACGGGACTGGAACCCGACCTCGTCGCCGAAACCGGCCCCTACGACACCGAACAGGCCGAATCCCTGCCGCAGCCTGACGCCTTCCTGCTGGAGGACATCGACGTTCACGAGAGCGGCCGCGTTGCTCACCAGCACATGGATTTCGTCTACTTCGGGCGCGCCGAAAGCCGCGAAATCGACCCGGCGGGCCACGACGAAACCGCGGCGGACGCGTGGGCGTGGTTCACCGCCGAGGAACTGGACGCACACGACGAGTTGGCGGCCGATATCTGCGACCTCGGCAAGCAGGCAATCGAGCAGTTGGGATAG
- a CDS encoding transcription initiation factor IIB: MTDSTVRRSQREEEEETTESDESELVCPECGGSLRADTEHGETVCSECGLVVDEDEIDRGPEWRAFDSAEKDEKSRVGAPTSNMMHDKGLSTNIGWQDKDAYGNSLSSSQRQKMQRLRTWNERFRTRDSKERNLKQALGEIDRMASALGLPDNVRETASVIYRRALDENLLPGRSIEGVATASLYAAARQAKTPRSLDEVTNVSRVDKDEIARTYRYVVRELGLEIQPADPKSYVPRFASDLELSDEAERRARQLLDSAAEAGITSGKSPVGLAAAAVYAASLLVNEKVTQSEVSEVADISEVTIRNRYHELLEAEEGLDV; encoded by the coding sequence ATGACTGACAGTACCGTCAGACGTTCGCAACGCGAGGAAGAGGAGGAAACCACCGAGAGCGACGAGTCCGAACTGGTGTGTCCGGAGTGTGGCGGGTCCCTCCGGGCGGATACCGAACACGGCGAGACCGTCTGCAGCGAGTGCGGTCTCGTCGTCGACGAGGACGAAATCGACCGCGGCCCCGAGTGGCGCGCCTTCGACAGCGCCGAAAAGGACGAAAAGAGCCGGGTCGGTGCCCCTACCTCGAACATGATGCACGACAAGGGCCTGTCGACCAATATCGGCTGGCAGGACAAGGACGCCTACGGCAATTCGCTCTCGTCCAGCCAGCGCCAGAAGATGCAACGCCTGCGGACCTGGAACGAGCGCTTCCGGACGCGTGACTCCAAGGAGCGCAACCTCAAGCAGGCGCTGGGCGAAATCGACCGGATGGCGAGCGCACTCGGCCTCCCGGATAACGTCCGCGAGACTGCTTCCGTCATCTACCGCCGCGCACTCGACGAGAACCTCCTGCCCGGACGCTCCATCGAGGGCGTCGCCACCGCGTCGCTGTACGCCGCCGCCCGACAGGCCAAAACTCCGCGGAGTCTCGACGAGGTCACGAACGTCTCGCGGGTCGACAAGGACGAAATCGCCCGCACCTACCGCTACGTCGTCCGCGAACTCGGCCTGGAAATCCAACCCGCCGACCCCAAGAGCTACGTCCCGCGCTTCGCCAGCGACCTCGAACTCTCCGACGAAGCCGAGCGCCGCGCCCGTCAGTTGCTCGACAGCGCCGCCGAGGCCGGCATCACCTCCGGAAAATCGCCCGTCGGCCTCGCTGCCGCCGCGGTTTATGCCGCTTCGCTGCTGGTCAACGAGAAAGTGACCCAAAGCGAGGTCAGCGAAGTCGCCGATATCTCCGAAGTGACGATTCGGAACCGGTATCACGAACTGCTGGAAGCCGAAGAAGGCCTGGACGTCTGA
- the gatC gene encoding Asp-tRNA(Asn)/Glu-tRNA(Gln) amidotransferase subunit GatC: MTVDEEEVRHVASLARVDLDEEEVDRFTEQFADILDYFEALDEVPEVEAEAELANVMRPDEVHEGLSQEEALQNAPETEDGYFKGPKVS, from the coding sequence ATGACCGTCGACGAGGAGGAAGTCCGCCACGTCGCCTCGCTGGCCCGCGTCGACCTCGACGAGGAGGAGGTCGACCGGTTCACCGAGCAGTTCGCCGACATCCTCGACTACTTCGAGGCCCTCGACGAGGTGCCCGAAGTCGAGGCCGAAGCGGAGTTAGCCAACGTGATGCGGCCCGACGAGGTCCACGAGGGCCTCTCTCAGGAGGAAGCCCTCCAGAACGCGCCGGAGACCGAGGACGGCTACTTCAAGGGGCCGAAGGTATCGTAA
- the gatA gene encoding Asp-tRNA(Asn)/Glu-tRNA(Gln) amidotransferase subunit GatA, translating into MSHNAFITEETVEGADEGPLSGVTVAVKDNISTEGVRTTCGSNMLEDYVPPYDATVVQRLKDAGATIVGKANMDEFGMGTTTETSAFGPTENPAAEGRVPGGSSGGSAAAVAAGEADIALGSDTGGSVRCPAAFCGVVGIKPTYGLVSRYGLVAYANSLEQIGPLAPTVEEAAEALDVIAGPDENDATTRENGAGSNYAAAADGDVDGLTIGVPTELLEGADEGVRETFEAALEDLRSQGATTEEVSLPSVETAVQAYYVIAMSEASSNLARFDGVRYGKSGGHEGNWNESFANAREEGFGEEVKRRVLLGTYALSAGYHDKYYKQAQDARAWVKQDFDSAFEDVDVLASPTMPVPPFEMGESLDDPLQMYLADANTVPVNLANLPAISVPAGETDEGPVGLQLVGPAFDEETIIRAGSALA; encoded by the coding sequence ATGAGCCACAACGCATTCATCACCGAGGAGACCGTCGAGGGCGCCGACGAGGGGCCCCTCTCCGGCGTCACCGTCGCCGTCAAGGACAACATCTCGACGGAGGGCGTCCGCACCACCTGCGGGTCGAACATGCTCGAAGACTACGTCCCGCCCTACGACGCCACCGTCGTCCAGCGCCTCAAGGACGCCGGTGCGACCATCGTGGGCAAGGCCAACATGGACGAGTTCGGCATGGGGACGACCACCGAAACCTCCGCATTCGGCCCGACGGAAAACCCCGCTGCCGAGGGCCGAGTCCCCGGCGGTTCGTCGGGAGGCTCCGCCGCTGCCGTCGCCGCCGGCGAGGCCGACATCGCACTCGGCTCCGATACCGGTGGCTCGGTCCGCTGTCCGGCCGCCTTCTGTGGCGTCGTCGGCATCAAGCCGACCTACGGCCTCGTCTCCCGCTACGGACTGGTCGCCTACGCGAACTCCTTGGAGCAAATCGGCCCGCTGGCCCCGACCGTCGAGGAGGCCGCCGAGGCGCTGGACGTCATCGCCGGCCCCGACGAGAACGACGCGACGACACGGGAGAACGGCGCCGGGTCGAACTACGCCGCCGCCGCGGACGGCGACGTCGACGGCCTCACTATCGGCGTCCCGACCGAACTGCTGGAAGGCGCGGACGAGGGCGTTCGTGAAACCTTCGAGGCCGCCCTCGAGGACCTCCGGTCGCAGGGCGCGACCACCGAGGAAGTCTCGCTTCCCTCCGTCGAGACGGCCGTGCAGGCCTACTACGTCATCGCGATGTCCGAGGCTTCCTCGAACCTCGCGCGCTTCGATGGCGTCCGCTACGGCAAGTCGGGCGGCCACGAGGGCAACTGGAACGAATCCTTCGCCAACGCCCGTGAGGAGGGCTTCGGCGAGGAGGTCAAACGCCGCGTCCTGCTCGGTACCTACGCCCTCTCGGCCGGCTACCACGACAAGTACTACAAACAGGCTCAGGACGCCCGCGCGTGGGTCAAGCAGGACTTCGATTCGGCGTTCGAGGACGTCGACGTACTCGCCTCACCGACGATGCCCGTCCCGCCGTTCGAGATGGGCGAGAGCCTCGATGACCCCCTCCAGATGTACCTCGCGGACGCCAACACCGTCCCGGTCAACCTCGCGAACCTGCCCGCCATCTCGGTCCCGGCGGGCGAAACCGATGAAGGGCCGGTCGGCCTGCAGTTGGTCGGGCCCGCCTTCGACGAGGAGACGATTATCCGCGCCGGCTCCGCGCTGGCCTGA
- a CDS encoding CPBP family intramembrane glutamic endopeptidase: MSDIDAALADRLPAPVLAVAVAIGLAALAFIVGNGAAALLAIALDSAGIDITPRRAVVLSVVTLQLVAFSAVSLGYLRYRDRTLADIGVEVPSLEGWISLGAGYVGMVVVWLVGAIGTFIIGNRLGIERQQQGIIEIAQQDPLIFLLIGVLSLFIVGPAEELLFRGVIQTRLRETFGPVGGVGIATTLFAFAHITGFLPGSIGGALLSVSVLLLVGLVLGLVYEFTDNLVVVAAIHGLYNLTQATFGYLGVRFSDPEAAAVTLRTVAAIVGV; encoded by the coding sequence ATGTCGGATATCGATGCCGCGCTTGCCGACCGGCTTCCCGCGCCCGTCCTCGCGGTGGCCGTCGCCATCGGCCTCGCGGCGCTGGCGTTCATCGTCGGTAACGGTGCCGCAGCGCTTCTGGCTATCGCGCTCGATTCGGCGGGTATCGACATCACGCCGCGCCGGGCGGTCGTCCTGTCGGTGGTGACGCTTCAACTGGTCGCGTTCAGTGCCGTCTCGCTCGGGTATCTCCGCTATCGGGACCGCACGCTGGCCGATATCGGCGTCGAGGTGCCCTCCCTCGAAGGCTGGATTTCCCTCGGCGCCGGCTACGTCGGGATGGTAGTCGTCTGGCTCGTCGGCGCCATCGGGACCTTCATCATCGGCAACCGCCTCGGCATCGAGCGCCAACAGCAGGGCATCATCGAAATCGCACAGCAGGACCCGCTCATCTTCCTGCTCATCGGGGTGCTTTCGCTTTTCATCGTCGGCCCGGCCGAGGAACTGCTCTTCCGTGGCGTCATCCAGACGCGCCTGCGGGAGACGTTCGGTCCCGTCGGAGGGGTCGGCATCGCGACGACGCTGTTCGCGTTCGCCCACATCACCGGCTTTCTGCCGGGGAGCATCGGCGGCGCACTGTTGAGCGTGTCGGTGCTGTTGCTGGTCGGCCTCGTGTTGGGGCTCGTCTACGAGTTCACGGATAACCTCGTCGTCGTCGCGGCCATTCACGGCCTCTACAACCTGACGCAGGCAACGTTCGGGTATCTCGGCGTTCGGTTCAGCGACCCCGAGGCAGCCGCTGTCACTCTGCGGACGGTCGCAGCAATCGTCGGGGTATAA
- a CDS encoding Lrp/AsnC family transcriptional regulator: MPSSDAPSWDFKERDVLVLRELSRDPQLSSRDLARILDEKYDIDVSHVTVSESIRGMREEGVFREAIIPNEEYFHFALFEFKFNPENFDEQWRPAMEFIRDSPNTLFYFLSDGEYQWKSVMMFPTRDAQSQWIHEFYKEHGDIVHNLRNSVVTNVLKFRTDPEILESLHDADD; the protein is encoded by the coding sequence ATGCCATCGAGTGACGCCCCTAGCTGGGATTTCAAAGAACGGGACGTGCTGGTCCTTCGGGAACTCTCCCGGGACCCGCAGTTGTCCTCGCGGGACCTGGCCCGGATTCTGGACGAGAAGTACGACATCGACGTCTCCCACGTCACCGTTTCGGAGTCCATCCGAGGGATGCGCGAGGAGGGCGTCTTTCGGGAGGCCATCATCCCCAACGAGGAGTACTTTCACTTCGCGCTCTTCGAGTTCAAGTTCAACCCCGAGAACTTCGACGAGCAGTGGCGTCCGGCGATGGAGTTCATCCGGGATTCGCCCAACACGCTGTTTTACTTCCTCTCGGATGGGGAATACCAGTGGAAGTCGGTCATGATGTTCCCGACCCGGGACGCCCAGTCCCAGTGGATTCACGAGTTCTACAAGGAACACGGCGATATCGTCCACAACCTCCGCAACTCCGTCGTGACGAACGTCCTGAAGTTCCGTACCGACCCCGAAATCCTCGAGAGCCTCCACGACGCCGACGATTGA
- a CDS encoding alpha/beta fold hydrolase, giving the protein MNHEAWTDAQSETTVTVDGHDLSVAYYEDGPEDPEDTLVFVHGVPTWSFLWRDVAPAFADDYRVVVPDMLGYGNSASHEGFDRSIRAQEAMLEDLLDTLGEDSVTLVAHDIGGGAALRFAAHSPERVHRFVASNIVCYDSWPVEFISNLGLPGTEELDDEEFEAKLDFAFAEGAYGDADPEFVAGMKAPWLRENGKRAIARAAVATNTNHTTEIPYDAIDAEVLCLWATDDVMQPLEYGQRLAEDLGGEVVELDEAYHWVVEDRSETYREELRRFLTETDTLEGSE; this is encoded by the coding sequence ATGAATCACGAAGCGTGGACCGACGCACAGTCGGAGACGACTGTCACCGTCGACGGCCACGACCTGTCGGTCGCGTACTACGAGGACGGCCCCGAGGACCCCGAGGACACGCTCGTCTTCGTCCACGGCGTGCCGACGTGGTCGTTCCTCTGGCGTGACGTCGCACCCGCCTTCGCCGACGACTACCGCGTCGTCGTCCCCGACATGCTCGGGTACGGCAACTCCGCGAGCCACGAGGGCTTCGACCGCTCGATTCGCGCTCAGGAGGCGATGCTCGAAGACCTCCTCGATACGCTCGGCGAAGACTCCGTAACGCTCGTGGCGCACGACATCGGTGGCGGTGCGGCGCTTCGTTTCGCGGCCCACAGCCCCGAGCGCGTCCACCGGTTCGTCGCGTCGAACATCGTCTGCTACGATTCCTGGCCCGTCGAGTTCATCTCGAACCTCGGCCTGCCGGGAACCGAGGAACTCGACGACGAGGAGTTCGAGGCCAAACTCGATTTCGCCTTCGCCGAGGGCGCTTACGGCGATGCCGACCCCGAGTTCGTCGCGGGAATGAAGGCGCCGTGGCTTCGCGAGAACGGCAAGCGCGCTATCGCACGAGCGGCCGTCGCTACGAACACCAACCACACGACCGAGATTCCCTACGACGCTATCGACGCCGAGGTGCTGTGTCTGTGGGCGACAGACGACGTCATGCAGCCGCTGGAGTACGGCCAGCGGCTCGCCGAGGACCTCGGTGGTGAGGTCGTCGAACTCGACGAGGCCTACCACTGGGTCGTCGAGGACCGCTCGGAGACCTACCGGGAGGAACTGCGGCGGTTCCTCACCGAAACTGACACCTTGGAGGGGAGTGAGTAG